A genomic segment from Aulosira sp. FACHB-615 encodes:
- a CDS encoding YcjF family protein, producing the protein MVVKLERPILVGGLGLSFSLWILQSWDDSIVQLGEFGLLSTLAVGGGLWLWQQNRPKASLEPLDCTPVDRATAESAIAKAEAVINQLAQEAENHTSLNTLREQLTYLSLELDRQEIQVAVTGGKAVGKSSLIQLLNSSAWQEKQPKFNLQETAPLFQETTDKSDAAVFAEVAKSDVVLFIINGDLTETEHQALQKLKAANQSTILVFNKQDQYLADERASLLLSLQQRIPGNVVATAVSPVPIKVRKHETDGSVQEWLEQPAPDISQLTQQLNAVVAQQGQKLVWTTTMRKAVALKAVAKNCLNQIRCDRATPIIEQYQWIAAATAFANPVPALDILATAAINAQMVVDLGNIYQQKLSLEQAQTVAGTMGSLMLKLGLVEISTKAVSTVLKSNAITFVAGGLVQGVSAAYLTRVAGLSLVEYFEQQEIALNSGNALNLDTLRQTLQKVFQQNQQMAFLQGFVHQGVKRLLPQTQKLVLNGVEQVIG; encoded by the coding sequence ATGGTTGTGAAGTTAGAACGACCTATTTTAGTGGGAGGATTAGGACTTTCCTTTTCCCTGTGGATACTACAAAGCTGGGATGATTCCATCGTACAGCTAGGTGAATTTGGTTTATTGAGTACCCTGGCAGTTGGTGGTGGCTTGTGGTTATGGCAGCAAAATCGCCCAAAAGCAAGTTTAGAACCACTAGATTGTACACCTGTAGATCGGGCAACAGCCGAAAGTGCGATCGCCAAAGCGGAAGCAGTCATTAACCAACTCGCACAAGAAGCAGAAAACCACACCTCTCTAAATACACTACGAGAACAATTAACTTACCTGTCGTTGGAGTTAGACAGACAAGAAATTCAAGTGGCTGTAACTGGCGGTAAAGCCGTAGGTAAAAGCAGTTTAATTCAACTGCTCAATTCTAGTGCTTGGCAAGAAAAACAGCCAAAATTCAACTTGCAAGAAACAGCACCTTTGTTTCAGGAAACAACTGACAAGTCAGACGCAGCAGTTTTCGCAGAAGTCGCCAAATCTGACGTTGTGTTGTTTATCATCAACGGTGACTTAACTGAAACAGAACACCAAGCCTTACAAAAATTAAAAGCAGCAAATCAGTCTACAATTCTGGTGTTTAACAAACAAGACCAGTATTTAGCTGATGAACGTGCTAGTTTGTTGCTGTCATTACAACAAAGAATTCCCGGTAATGTGGTAGCCACTGCGGTATCTCCAGTTCCTATCAAGGTGCGGAAACATGAAACTGATGGTTCTGTACAAGAATGGCTGGAACAGCCAGCACCGGATATTAGCCAACTCACACAGCAATTAAACGCAGTTGTGGCACAGCAAGGCCAAAAGCTAGTCTGGACAACGACGATGAGAAAAGCTGTGGCGCTGAAAGCTGTGGCGAAAAATTGCTTGAATCAAATTAGGTGCGATCGCGCTACTCCCATTATTGAACAATATCAATGGATAGCTGCGGCTACAGCCTTTGCTAACCCAGTACCCGCCTTAGATATACTGGCAACTGCCGCCATAAATGCCCAAATGGTTGTTGATTTAGGTAATATCTATCAGCAGAAATTATCTCTAGAACAGGCACAAACTGTAGCTGGAACGATGGGAAGTTTGATGCTGAAGTTAGGTTTAGTGGAAATTTCGACAAAAGCTGTGAGTACCGTCTTGAAGAGTAACGCCATCACCTTTGTTGCTGGTGGTTTAGTGCAAGGTGTCAGTGCTGCTTATCTCACCAGAGTTGCAGGGTTGAGTCTCGTAGAGTATTTTGAGCAGCAAGAAATCGCATTAAACTCAGGAAATGCTTTAAATCTCGACACATTGCGCCAAACCTTACAAAAGGTATTTCAGCAAAATCAGCAGATGGCTTTTCTCCAAGGTTTTGTTCACCAAGGTGTGAAGCGTTTATTGCCACAAACACAGAAGCTTGTACTCAATGGTGTTGAGCAAGTTATTGGTTAA
- a CDS encoding group I intron-associated PD-(D/E)XK endonuclease, giving the protein MDTKLKGDIAEQAAVIHALKRGWGVLRPVGDRLPYDLVFDVGGNLSKSKVQNLSLKARYGDLTLLFILNTEF; this is encoded by the coding sequence ATGGATACAAAGCTCAAAGGTGATATAGCAGAGCAAGCAGCTGTGATTCATGCTCTCAAGCGTGGTTGGGGAGTGTTAAGACCAGTTGGCGATCGCTTACCTTACGATTTAGTATTTGATGTAGGGGGAAACTTAAGTAAGTCGAAAGTGCAGAATTTAAGCCTCAAAGCTAGGTATGGAGATTTGACATTATTATTTATTCTGAATACTGAATTCTGA
- a CDS encoding asparaginase, whose translation MTMGKRTQATVLEVRLLREGIIESRHVVQAAVCDDRGRVLSVAGNAETATFVRSALKPFQALAVTTTGTLERYDLSDRDLAIIASSHKGTIEQVRQVFNILWRADVDPTALQCPIPEGKRSPLEYNCSGKHAGMLAVCQQRHWPANNYLDRKHPIQQLILTKIAELLRMPAEEFISAHDDCGVPTYLMQLGQMASLYALLAASSNLDMERIVRAMIHHPSLVAGDGEFDTELMRLAPGEVVSKAGAEGVQCIGRLGEGMGLAIKVMDGAKRAKHAVAIHLLQQMGWISPSAAETLAERFMTFGKYRRLEVVGELSLL comes from the coding sequence ATGACAATGGGAAAACGAACTCAAGCCACAGTACTGGAAGTCCGGTTACTCAGAGAAGGCATCATAGAATCACGCCATGTAGTCCAAGCTGCTGTATGTGATGACAGAGGCCGGGTTTTATCCGTTGCGGGTAATGCAGAAACGGCAACATTTGTCCGTTCGGCACTCAAACCCTTTCAAGCACTAGCTGTCACCACAACCGGTACCCTAGAACGCTACGATCTGAGTGATCGCGATTTAGCAATTATTGCCAGTTCCCATAAAGGCACAATAGAGCAAGTCAGACAAGTATTTAACATCCTTTGGCGTGCTGATGTTGATCCAACTGCTCTTCAATGCCCAATTCCAGAAGGTAAACGCAGTCCCCTGGAATACAATTGCTCTGGTAAGCACGCTGGGATGTTAGCTGTTTGCCAGCAACGCCATTGGCCTGCAAATAACTATTTAGACCGCAAGCACCCCATACAGCAATTAATTTTGACTAAGATCGCCGAGTTACTGCGAATGCCTGCGGAGGAATTTATCAGCGCCCATGATGACTGCGGTGTACCAACATATCTTATGCAACTAGGACAAATGGCATCTTTATATGCCCTACTAGCCGCAAGTAGTAATTTAGATATGGAGCGCATTGTCCGGGCAATGATTCATCACCCTAGCTTAGTTGCTGGCGATGGCGAATTTGATACAGAACTGATGCGTTTAGCACCAGGAGAAGTAGTCAGTAAAGCTGGTGCAGAAGGCGTACAGTGTATTGGCAGACTTGGCGAAGGTATGGGACTCGCAATTAAAGTGATGGATGGGGCAAAACGCGCCAAACATGCTGTCGCTATTCACTTATTGCAACAAATGGGTTGGATTAGCCCCAGCGCCGCAGAAACCCTCGCAGAAAGGTTTATGACCTTTGGCAAATACAGGCGATTAGAAGTTGTGGGAGAATTATCGCTGTTATAG
- a CDS encoding CGLD27 family protein — MMRSSVSNCPVPIDQQPLNEYEELRTSWLFRDCTLNWREYLTNIAWIWGFSWLVSGPVAAASFPPQKYAAHFVLCGAAGASLGVIFVLLRMYLGWRYVRDRLYSTTVFYEESGWYDGQTWIKPQEILARDRLIVTYEIKPILQRLQFTFAGLAGMYLIGTIVWHLF; from the coding sequence ATGATGAGGTCTTCGGTTTCCAATTGTCCGGTTCCTATAGACCAACAACCACTGAATGAGTACGAAGAATTAAGAACTTCCTGGCTGTTTCGTGATTGCACTTTAAATTGGCGCGAATATCTCACAAACATTGCTTGGATTTGGGGTTTTTCTTGGCTGGTTTCTGGGCCAGTGGCCGCAGCCAGCTTTCCACCACAAAAATATGCTGCCCATTTTGTCTTGTGTGGAGCCGCAGGCGCAAGTCTGGGAGTAATTTTTGTCTTGTTACGTATGTATTTAGGATGGCGTTATGTGCGCGATCGCCTCTACAGCACGACTGTCTTTTATGAAGAGTCGGGCTGGTATGATGGTCAAACCTGGATCAAACCTCAAGAGATTTTGGCTCGCGATCGCTTAATTGTCACCTACGAAATTAAGCCAATTCTGCAACGGTTACAATTTACCTTTGCTGGCTTGGCGGGAATGTACCTAATTGGTACTATAGTTTGGCATTTGTTTTAA
- the rsfS gene encoding ribosome silencing factor — MSDYIQGNLPLQSVSEKNSPLKSLDGGIKDLSGQLAITVADAASDRKAGDILVLRVADVSYLADYFVMLTGYSRVQVRAIAQAIEDKVETEWQRRPLRTEGKGEGSWVLQDYGDVIVHIMMPKEREFYNLEAFWVNAERIAVPNADEGGGKPI; from the coding sequence ATGTCTGATTATATCCAAGGAAATCTCCCATTACAGTCTGTGTCGGAGAAAAACAGTCCACTCAAAAGCCTAGATGGAGGGATAAAAGATTTGAGTGGGCAATTAGCTATAACTGTTGCTGACGCAGCGTCAGATCGCAAAGCAGGGGATATTTTGGTACTGAGAGTAGCCGATGTATCTTACCTAGCAGATTATTTTGTGATGTTGACTGGTTACTCTAGGGTGCAAGTCAGGGCGATCGCACAAGCAATAGAAGATAAAGTTGAAACTGAATGGCAACGTCGCCCTTTACGCACAGAAGGCAAAGGGGAAGGCAGTTGGGTGTTGCAAGATTACGGTGATGTAATTGTTCATATCATGATGCCCAAGGAACGAGAGTTTTATAATTTAGAAGCGTTCTGGGTCAATGCAGAACGTATTGCCGTTCCAAACGCCGATGAGGGTGGGGGTAAGCCAATATGA
- a CDS encoding RNA-guided endonuclease TnpB family protein has protein sequence MFKSVTLCLSLRNWLAYNNFFDSLKGKRKGTAVATTGGTPATRCLKKVGKPKFKKKMGRQSARFRIGGFSIKGDEVYLAKIGNVKPVWSRHLPSAPSSVTVIKDAAHRYFLSFVVEVEPIHIDAKNQSIGIDLGIKTFAVMSNGEKAVSPNYSKKDCKIRKLQRKLSRQHKGSKRREITRLRIAKQHNQIVDTRKDLLHKLSTKIVSENQTIVLEDLNVSGMVKNRNLARVISLQGWREFRVFCESKSEKLNRVFRVISRWEPTSQTCSCCGYRWGKIDLSVRSVLCLNCNTQHDRDENASQNIKMVGMGHQHDLKRTGSDCQTTKSSSLL, from the coding sequence ATTTTTAAGTCTGTAACACTATGTCTTTCTCTGCGAAACTGGCTTGCCTACAATAACTTTTTTGATTCACTCAAAGGTAAACGAAAAGGTACGGCAGTCGCTACAACGGGGGGAACCCCCGCAACGCGCTGCCTCAAAAAAGTAGGTAAACCTAAGTTCAAAAAGAAAATGGGGAGACAGTCAGCGCGATTTAGAATAGGTGGGTTTTCAATTAAAGGAGATGAAGTATATCTAGCCAAAATTGGTAATGTTAAGCCCGTTTGGTCAAGGCATTTACCATCTGCACCAAGTAGTGTAACTGTTATTAAAGACGCTGCTCATCGCTATTTTCTTAGTTTTGTTGTAGAAGTTGAGCCTATTCATATTGATGCTAAAAACCAAAGCATTGGTATCGACTTGGGAATTAAAACTTTTGCAGTTATGAGTAATGGTGAGAAAGCAGTAAGTCCTAATTACTCAAAGAAAGATTGCAAAATTCGCAAACTACAACGCAAGCTATCAAGGCAACACAAAGGTTCTAAACGTCGTGAAATCACCAGACTAAGGATTGCGAAACAACACAACCAAATTGTAGATACCCGTAAAGACTTACTGCACAAACTATCAACCAAAATAGTTAGTGAAAACCAAACTATTGTTTTGGAAGATTTGAATGTGTCGGGAATGGTCAAGAACCGTAATCTAGCAAGAGTTATTAGTTTGCAAGGCTGGAGAGAATTTCGGGTATTTTGTGAGAGTAAATCTGAAAAGCTTAATCGGGTTTTTAGAGTAATTAGTAGATGGGAACCTACTAGCCAAACTTGTTCTTGCTGTGGGTATCGTTGGGGCAAGATTGATTTATCTGTTCGCTCAGTGTTGTGCTTGAACTGCAACACTCAGCACGACAGAGATGAGAACGCATCCCAAAACATAAAAATGGTCGGCATGGGGCATCAGCACGACCTTAAACGGACGGGGAGCGACTGTCAGACTACCAAGAGTAGCTCGTTGCTGTGA
- the tnpA gene encoding IS200/IS605 family transposase: MHLVCVTKYRKSVFTKQSIELIDKTFREVAKKMDFEVIEFNGEDNHVHALIEYPPKLSISQIVNALKGVSSRRYGQAGYKKPHKESLWSPSYFAVSVGGAPLEVLNEYIRNQEKPSF; the protein is encoded by the coding sequence ATTCACTTGGTATGCGTTACCAAATATCGTAAATCTGTATTCACAAAGCAGAGCATTGAATTGATTGATAAAACGTTTAGAGAAGTAGCAAAAAAGATGGATTTTGAAGTGATTGAGTTTAACGGTGAGGATAATCATGTTCATGCACTTATTGAATATCCACCTAAGTTGTCTATCTCTCAAATAGTTAATGCCCTAAAAGGTGTTTCTAGTCGTCGTTACGGACAAGCTGGATACAAAAAACCCCACAAAGAGTCTTTATGGAGTCCTAGTTATTTTGCTGTATCCGTTGGAGGTGCCCCATTAGAAGTTTTGAACGAGTACATTAGGAATCAAGAAAAGCCGTCCTTCTAG
- a CDS encoding glycosyltransferase family 4 protein: MRILIYSYNYYPEPIGIAPLMTELAEGLAKRGHEVRVVTAMPNYPERQIYEGYRGKFYLNEYKNGVQIQRSYVWIRPQPNLLDRIMLDASFVVTSFLPALFGWRPDVILSTSPSLPVCVPAALLGWLRACPVVLNLQDILPEAAVHVGLLKNKLLIKVFAALEKFAYHSATKISVIADGFVENLLSKGVEADKIEQIPNWVDVNFIRPLPKENNPFRNTHNLNGKFVVQYSGNIALTQGLETVIQAAAKLRDITDIAFVIVGEAKGLQRLQQYCLECGADNVLLLPFQPRAELPQMLAAADVGLVVQKKNVISFNMPSKIQVLLASGRAIVASVPENGTAARAIRQSGGGVIVPPEDAQALAASILELYKHPEKVKTLGYNSRQYAMEQYAFDQALSHYEALFESVTSDSQVIEAKVVSKQEV; encoded by the coding sequence ATGCGGATATTAATTTACTCCTACAACTACTATCCAGAACCAATTGGTATTGCCCCGTTGATGACGGAATTAGCAGAAGGACTGGCCAAGCGAGGGCATGAAGTGCGCGTCGTCACCGCTATGCCAAATTATCCTGAACGCCAAATTTACGAGGGTTATCGGGGCAAATTCTACCTAAATGAGTACAAAAATGGCGTTCAAATCCAACGCAGTTATGTTTGGATTCGGCCACAACCGAATCTGTTGGATCGGATAATGCTTGATGCTAGTTTTGTTGTTACAAGTTTTTTACCTGCTTTATTCGGATGGCGACCAGATGTGATTTTATCAACGTCACCATCTCTACCTGTCTGTGTACCTGCGGCTTTACTCGGATGGTTACGCGCTTGCCCAGTGGTGCTGAATCTTCAAGATATCCTCCCAGAAGCAGCAGTTCATGTTGGGCTACTGAAAAATAAATTGCTGATCAAAGTATTTGCTGCGTTAGAAAAATTTGCTTACCATTCAGCTACAAAAATTAGCGTCATTGCTGATGGGTTTGTCGAAAATTTACTATCTAAGGGTGTAGAAGCAGATAAAATCGAGCAGATTCCTAACTGGGTGGATGTCAACTTCATTCGTCCTTTACCTAAAGAAAATAATCCCTTCCGTAATACACACAATCTCAACGGTAAGTTTGTCGTTCAATATTCTGGTAACATTGCGCTCACTCAAGGTTTAGAAACAGTAATTCAAGCGGCAGCAAAATTACGAGATATCACAGATATTGCTTTTGTGATTGTGGGTGAGGCTAAAGGTTTACAAAGATTACAACAGTATTGTTTAGAATGCGGTGCAGATAATGTGTTGTTACTGCCATTTCAACCGCGTGCAGAACTACCACAAATGTTGGCGGCGGCTGATGTTGGTTTAGTTGTGCAGAAGAAGAATGTGATTTCTTTCAATATGCCTTCCAAAATCCAAGTTTTGCTGGCCAGTGGTCGTGCGATAGTAGCCTCAGTTCCCGAAAATGGCACCGCAGCCAGAGCCATCAGGCAAAGTGGTGGTGGGGTTATTGTTCCACCAGAAGATGCCCAAGCTTTGGCAGCATCCATTTTAGAACTTTACAAACACCCTGAAAAGGTAAAAACCTTGGGCTATAACAGTCGTCAGTATGCGATGGAGCAGTATGCTTTTGACCAAGCCTTAAGTCACTATGAGGCTTTGTTTGAATCAGTAACTTCTGATAGTCAGGTAATTGAAGCTAAAGTAGTTTCCAAACAAGAGGTGTAA
- a CDS encoding carbonic anhydrase, which yields MKKLIKGLREFKSSYFSTHQELFEQLSHGQKPRVLFITCSDSRLDPNLITQAQVGELFVIRNAGNIIPPYGATNGGEGATIEYAVQALGIQQIIICGHSHCGAMKGLLKLQSLREDLPLVYDWLKYAEATRRLVLDHYGHYQFEELLEIMIAENVLTQIENLRTYPVIHSKLYQGQLKIYAWIYHIESGEVLAYDPHKHAYVLPQTQLAESETEDTILNPFLNCDVGIRSQADEVTQTQDFTIGASERFPIPHLSPEQRERIYRGSNHSN from the coding sequence ATGAAGAAATTAATTAAAGGTCTGCGTGAATTTAAATCTAGCTATTTTTCAACGCACCAAGAATTGTTTGAGCAACTCTCGCATGGTCAAAAACCCAGAGTACTGTTTATCACTTGTTCCGATTCACGTCTTGACCCAAATCTCATTACACAAGCACAGGTTGGTGAATTATTCGTTATCCGCAATGCAGGTAATATTATTCCTCCTTACGGCGCAACTAATGGTGGTGAAGGTGCAACTATTGAATATGCAGTTCAAGCTTTAGGAATTCAGCAAATTATTATCTGTGGTCACTCTCATTGCGGTGCGATGAAAGGACTCCTGAAATTACAGAGTCTGCGAGAGGATTTACCACTGGTTTATGATTGGCTGAAATATGCAGAAGCGACTCGTAGGCTAGTTTTAGACCACTACGGTCATTACCAGTTTGAAGAATTGTTAGAAATAATGATTGCGGAAAACGTTCTCACGCAAATTGAGAATTTACGGACATATCCCGTCATTCACTCCAAACTGTACCAAGGTCAACTGAAAATTTATGCGTGGATTTATCACATTGAGTCAGGAGAAGTTTTAGCGTACGACCCGCATAAACACGCCTATGTATTACCTCAAACTCAACTTGCGGAGTCAGAAACAGAAGATACCATCCTCAATCCATTTCTCAATTGTGATGTCGGAATTCGTTCTCAAGCAGATGAAGTGACACAAACTCAGGACTTTACAATAGGAGCATCTGAACGTTTCCCAATACCACATCTTTCTCCAGAGCAAAGAGAGCGAATTTATCGAGGTTCCAATCACTCAAATTAA
- a CDS encoding transposase, with amino-acid sequence MKIVGLDVCKNSVVAWELTSIPKNFRSYFRDNKRPKDDDPLTFKANADGVNKLLALKPDAVVMEPTGVHYSWIWSHICEAEGIKVLWVGHAEATHYRKQNKLPDKNDQADALALAAYALLHWDDDDFFLQFEAGKVAQMRHLWLQLQSLNKIQSPVINRARQQLAREFPEAALSKSQPASDGALPLWAWLALRERTLKRGSSYYDKLYEKSIAKKYGVGITTFTRKLAGMVCDLRDWEVEIQHEILEILNSSEFIPYRRVMTMFGIGVRPQALLISQIYPVTKFDSLGRFKRRLGMAKDENSSGDKETMNTGAGSKLCRSQLYLWVLDIIAPEQARPKNEFGQKLGEFYDQRKAQFQDNPELWKTKAVARLQQQALKEFQRSLKLNLLPMVSKELQPQMEATLNLTLQTMQMSLTTSMAVGDIAPGVKQREVKKGFGNLVISQTAAYGLRLMFKELKKAVQTVS; translated from the coding sequence ATGAAAATAGTTGGTTTAGACGTGTGTAAAAACAGCGTAGTTGCTTGGGAATTAACATCAATTCCCAAAAACTTTAGAAGCTACTTTCGAGATAATAAACGTCCGAAAGATGATGACCCTTTAACATTTAAAGCTAACGCTGATGGGGTCAATAAATTATTAGCTCTAAAGCCCGATGCTGTTGTCATGGAACCTACTGGAGTTCATTACTCTTGGATTTGGTCACACATTTGTGAAGCTGAAGGGATTAAGGTTTTGTGGGTCGGTCACGCGGAAGCAACACACTACCGTAAACAAAATAAACTCCCAGATAAAAATGACCAAGCTGATGCTCTAGCACTTGCCGCCTACGCATTACTTCACTGGGATGATGATGATTTTTTCCTGCAATTTGAAGCGGGTAAGGTGGCACAAATGCGCCATTTGTGGTTGCAGTTGCAATCTTTAAATAAGATTCAATCACCAGTCATCAACCGTGCTAGACAACAATTAGCCAGGGAATTTCCTGAAGCTGCACTTAGTAAAAGTCAACCTGCTTCAGATGGTGCGCTTCCCCTTTGGGCTTGGCTTGCTCTTCGTGAGCGTACCCTCAAGCGAGGAAGTAGTTACTATGACAAACTGTATGAGAAATCCATTGCTAAAAAATATGGCGTGGGAATTACTACTTTTACCAGAAAATTAGCTGGTATGGTGTGTGACCTACGAGACTGGGAAGTAGAAATTCAACACGAGATTTTAGAAATTCTCAACAGTAGTGAATTTATCCCCTACCGTCGAGTTATGACGATGTTTGGTATTGGTGTTAGACCACAAGCTTTACTCATCAGCCAAATTTACCCAGTTACAAAGTTTGATTCTCTTGGCAGATTCAAGCGTCGGCTGGGTATGGCCAAAGATGAGAATAGTTCGGGTGATAAGGAAACCATGAATACTGGAGCCGGTTCTAAATTGTGTCGTTCTCAGCTTTACCTCTGGGTACTCGACATTATCGCTCCTGAACAGGCTAGGCCAAAAAATGAGTTTGGCCAGAAATTAGGGGAATTTTACGATCAGCGTAAAGCCCAATTTCAAGACAATCCCGAACTGTGGAAAACAAAAGCTGTGGCTCGACTTCAGCAACAAGCACTCAAAGAATTTCAGCGATCGCTGAAGTTAAACTTACTTCCTATGGTGTCAAAGGAGTTGCAGCCACAGATGGAAGCTACACTTAACCTCACACTTCAAACCATGCAGATGAGTTTAACTACTTCAATGGCTGTTGGTGACATTGCCCCCGGTGTTAAACAGCGTGAGGTTAAAAAAGGTTTTGGTAATTTAGTCATCTCACAAACTGCTGCCTACGGTCTCCGGCTGATGTTCAAGGAGTTGAAGAAAGCAGTACAGACTGTATCATAA